From Candidatus Poribacteria bacterium, one genomic window encodes:
- a CDS encoding VWA domain-containing protein, whose product MTDQTLLQQITDFCRLLRQMGINVSTTNQLSWCESVHLIDIGEREAFYHTARTNLIANETDRETFDTAFNLFWRYPRPEFQAVETEEEASEPSSLQELSDATDEQDVIEQWLDAETEDDAEEGEEDDPLAYSIEEVLTRKDFSEFTTEDMEKAREIVAKLAAVLATKLSRRKVVGKKGKIIDFRRSWRKSLAHGGEPLELIRKQQKIKKTKILLLCDVSGSMDCYAKFLIQFIYGMQQELREVEVAVFSTHLTDITGLLRRKGLAEGLNEVANVVPDWSGGTKIGESLLEFCRQFAPSLSAYRSVVILISDGWDRGDVDVLRRSMEMIHRHAYRLIWLNPLLGSDGYQPICRGIRTALPYVDYFLPAHNLESLAQLTKILIPIWAR is encoded by the coding sequence ATGACTGATCAGACCCTTCTCCAACAAATTACAGACTTCTGCCGCTTGCTCCGACAGATGGGTATCAATGTGAGCACCACCAATCAACTGAGTTGGTGTGAGAGCGTTCATCTCATCGACATCGGTGAGCGAGAGGCATTTTACCATACGGCGCGGACGAACCTCATCGCTAATGAAACAGATCGTGAGACATTCGACACGGCTTTCAATCTGTTTTGGCGATACCCGCGCCCCGAATTCCAAGCTGTTGAGACAGAGGAAGAGGCATCTGAACCGTCCAGTCTCCAAGAGCTTTCCGACGCTACCGATGAGCAAGATGTCATAGAACAGTGGTTGGATGCCGAGACAGAAGACGATGCGGAAGAAGGAGAGGAAGACGATCCGCTCGCCTATAGTATAGAAGAGGTACTGACCCGGAAAGATTTTAGCGAGTTCACAACGGAGGATATGGAGAAAGCACGGGAAATCGTGGCGAAATTAGCGGCGGTGTTGGCGACAAAACTCAGTCGTAGAAAAGTCGTTGGCAAAAAGGGCAAAATTATCGATTTCCGCCGAAGTTGGCGAAAAAGCCTCGCCCACGGTGGTGAACCTCTCGAATTAATTCGGAAACAGCAAAAGATTAAGAAAACCAAGATTCTACTTCTCTGCGATGTCAGCGGTTCCATGGATTGTTACGCCAAGTTTCTCATCCAATTCATCTACGGCATGCAACAGGAGTTAAGAGAGGTAGAAGTTGCTGTCTTCAGCACACACTTGACAGATATTACAGGACTTCTCCGACGGAAGGGGTTAGCGGAGGGATTGAACGAAGTGGCGAATGTTGTGCCGGACTGGTCGGGTGGAACAAAAATAGGCGAAAGTCTATTAGAATTCTGTCGGCAGTTCGCGCCTTCTCTATCGGCATATCGTTCGGTCGTCATTCTTATCAGCGATGGATGGGACCGGGGTGATGTAGATGTGTTGCGTCGTTCTATGGAGATGATCCACCGACATGCCTACCGCCTCATCTGGCTCAACCCGTTGCTCGGTAGCGACGGCTATCAACCGATCTGTCGAGGCATCCGCACGGCTTTACCTTATGTGGACTATTTCCTCCCAGCGCACAATTTGGAGAGTTTGGCGCAGTTGACAAAGATATTGATTCCGATCTGGGCACGATGA
- a CDS encoding zinc-binding dehydrogenase, translating to MQVQAAVMLQPGQIEIREFEKPSPADDALLLQVDRVGICGTDKHVYLGHVDLPFPIIPGHEVVGTVAEIGKDANQVMNVMGGPIKAGDRVTVVPGSKNCGRCYYCLHVPGRATLCSNRRIYGFGNSETPPYLNGDFAEYTYIHGNSWVYKMPEGIPEEISVLTEPVAVATRVVGRAYAPGLPQVGDGYSIGSRVAVLGCGPIGLLVVAVLRDSGAGTIIATDLVDSRLEMAKQMGADVTINVGETTAEERVEQIQDLTNGVGVDIVIECAGLPSVFSEALDVVRRGGKVIEVGHYTDSGDTQIRPYQICNKDLDVCGVWAYPQIQFQTALDFLQITRAPLHKLITHQLPLHQLEKGIDMLGQEGVYKIVIEPQL from the coding sequence ATGCAAGTTCAAGCAGCTGTGATGCTCCAGCCGGGGCAGATAGAAATCCGTGAATTTGAGAAACCGTCTCCTGCAGATGACGCACTCCTCTTACAGGTCGATCGCGTCGGCATTTGTGGGACTGATAAGCACGTGTATCTCGGGCACGTTGACCTGCCATTCCCTATCATCCCAGGACATGAAGTTGTTGGTACGGTTGCTGAGATCGGCAAAGATGCGAATCAGGTAATGAATGTGATGGGCGGTCCTATCAAAGCTGGCGACCGTGTAACTGTGGTGCCTGGCTCAAAAAACTGTGGTAGATGCTACTACTGTTTGCATGTGCCGGGTCGTGCGACCTTGTGTTCCAACAGAAGGATATACGGCTTTGGTAATAGCGAGACACCGCCTTATCTAAATGGTGACTTCGCTGAGTATACGTATATCCACGGTAATTCTTGGGTGTACAAAATGCCAGAGGGTATCCCGGAAGAGATTAGCGTCTTGACAGAACCTGTGGCAGTAGCAACGCGTGTTGTTGGACGCGCGTATGCCCCCGGTCTGCCGCAAGTGGGAGATGGATACAGTATTGGGAGTCGGGTAGCCGTTCTCGGATGTGGACCGATTGGTCTCCTCGTCGTTGCTGTGTTGCGGGATAGCGGTGCTGGAACTATTATTGCCACCGACCTTGTTGACAGTCGGTTAGAGATGGCGAAGCAGATGGGTGCGGATGTAACTATCAATGTCGGAGAGACAACAGCTGAAGAGCGGGTCGAGCAGATTCAGGACCTCACGAACGGTGTCGGTGTAGACATCGTGATTGAGTGTGCAGGATTGCCATCAGTTTTCTCCGAGGCATTGGATGTAGTGAGACGAGGCGGGAAGGTTATCGAAGTCGGACACTACACAGATTCCGGGGATACCCAAATCCGACCTTACCAGATTTGTAACAAGGACCTGGATGTTTGTGGGGTATGGGCATATCCACAAATCCAGTTTCAAACGGCGTTGGATTTCCTCCAGATAACACGTGCCCCGTTGCATAAATTGATAACACATCAACTGCCGTTGCACCAATTAGAAAAAGGCATTGATATGCTTGGACAAGAAGGGGTCTACAAGATTGTTATTGAGCCGCAATTGTAG
- a CDS encoding terpene cyclase/mutase family protein: MRDHRSVFILICCCMLLSLLTGVKEKAAADSEASPSYEAPEGPPLYKTIEGAKTYIVKHQNRDGGWPLVPGGESNVESTAFAVWALIDAGWGTGSQVIRTGVQYLRNKQWDNGSWNNNTAHTTFALVALAAAETDPEVRFKGLRWLKKAQNASGGWGKKERSLDNILYTAAVLAGFRQLGFKQNFEPVSKGAEWLAEGINFDGGWALERGSRSDIFVTSWVIQGLELVYDIDVQMAWLKQFQNDDGGFGRYKGNPSDPEITAIAIMALAAGNDPLNTRRVAINYLTNVRQADGSFVSNTPIELTKPTSNLQSTCFALIAIHAKTADELSVQ, translated from the coding sequence ATGAGAGACCACAGAAGTGTGTTTATCCTAATCTGTTGCTGTATGCTGTTGAGCCTCCTAACTGGGGTTAAAGAGAAAGCTGCTGCGGATAGCGAAGCATCTCCTTCTTATGAAGCCCCAGAGGGACCGCCTCTTTACAAAACTATAGAAGGTGCGAAGACTTATATTGTGAAGCACCAAAATCGAGATGGTGGTTGGCCCCTGGTCCCCGGTGGGGAGAGCAATGTAGAGAGCACCGCCTTCGCGGTTTGGGCGTTGATCGATGCGGGTTGGGGTACCGGATCGCAGGTAATCCGAACAGGCGTTCAGTATCTGAGAAATAAGCAGTGGGATAACGGAAGTTGGAACAACAACACGGCGCACACCACTTTTGCGCTTGTTGCTTTAGCGGCAGCAGAAACCGATCCAGAGGTTCGTTTTAAAGGACTCCGCTGGTTAAAAAAAGCACAGAACGCCAGTGGCGGATGGGGCAAAAAGGAGCGGAGTCTGGACAATATTCTTTACACGGCTGCTGTGTTGGCTGGATTTAGACAACTTGGCTTCAAGCAGAATTTTGAACCTGTTTCTAAAGGCGCGGAGTGGCTTGCAGAGGGCATTAATTTCGACGGTGGCTGGGCATTGGAGCGCGGGAGTCGGTCCGACATCTTTGTGACCTCCTGGGTAATACAAGGATTGGAACTTGTTTATGACATCGATGTCCAGATGGCATGGTTGAAGCAATTTCAGAATGATGACGGCGGATTCGGTAGGTATAAAGGGAATCCGAGTGATCCAGAAATTACGGCTATTGCTATTATGGCACTCGCCGCTGGAAATGATCCGCTCAATACCCGTCGGGTTGCTATCAACTATTTGACAAATGTACGACAAGCGGACGGTAGTTTCGTCAGCAACACACCGATTGAATTGACGAAACCGACTTCCAATTTACAGTCCACCTGTTTTGCCCTCATCGCTATCCACGCTAAAACAGCAGATGAACTGAGTGTCCAGTGA